From Nicotiana tabacum cultivar K326 chromosome 22, ASM71507v2, whole genome shotgun sequence, one genomic window encodes:
- the LOC107786062 gene encoding uncharacterized protein LOC107786062 isoform X2 — MEEGLKGSTMCSTMKHELDLNRDPSEQMEPTLTLTDSVSKQDLDLNESITEVCENDDECDVPKCVIADVDSEKAEGIVGEVGDEDPLMQVKLPEKNRVDIVVGRQRGRKKKVKDSTEDKTSCQVELENKGLSLMSGTSRPSEERKYEEGTAVENGEVIKINVACDGNGEPHGEVDTSKGRGRRGRKKKEVKDSRKDDVSHDGDFLERGLISNGSVSLKGESGVSSPGRQIEQGIHDLVGVERGEITKISESSIDDISQVQDKSNDKSEKKPGKRGRGRKRTEAEASECHDNDATAGEQVDASSDEAKIKVRKRGRGRKRKDAEDVELPADDQVKRQKVNTVLSMGQFKRVLRSGTVAVIDGKKHVFGVKDAGVSSSKTENNIDPSGMKILKARNDVNARLIERGKQKPKGRRGRPPKMQGTSSQKDKSRGPKRSMNDEKADGLVKGSKHLKVNQTNGVEEALGYEEGTEQANAEVNNEGPGNDGNKRLSSDPYHDKQSKSKGSKTEVKEFGVREQKQAVREQIIDMLMKSGWTVEYRPRLTKDYKDAIWYDPEGRQHWSVTLAYKRLKERVEAGAADDKTRSAFTPIPEDVFSTLFRGRKEKENKGKKKQKVVGCKTSKKMTKKKQSAKSNLSFGTKTGNSLSVAVRRKKLGANTEDGKRRKPCALLARSSKGGGVDSDGDEFILYDGKRTLLAWMIDLGVIQSNAQVHYIYGGRKKVKQAGKITGDGICCGCCGETLKLADFESHAGSELGQPFQNVFLQSGQSLLQCLVDSWNKQNEIDRIGFHSVNIVGDDPNDDTCNICGDGGDLICCDSCPSTFHQSCLDIQLPSGDWRCVYCSCKFCGTFVRKSSENDVQDDMLVSELLTCHLCEGKFHLPCVPGDDALDFDSKDLTFCGKGCQKIFEGLQMLLGVRHDMDEGFCWTLLRHRDFGRDINLSDDPVEIECNCKLAVAFSIMDECFVPIVDQRSKINIIQSVVYSCGSNFRRMNYHGFYTVILEKGDELISAASIRIHGNQVVEMPFIGTRYMHRRQGMCRRLLTAIETALCSLDVEKLVIPAIPELIETWTKVFGFTPLEKSERQEMKYMSMMVFPGTDMLQKPLLKDQFSEGQVTSTGSNADAFSEVKLNQDDKGAILRVEPSLAVADGFLNDASDLMCDSTGSLKATSKDSHQIENVMGCLDLPVPNGYICDKTSTSDLSSLNSPLASQETSNEIMRSNLNDHKEVSVSAHMLSLDSKSLQDVARLPPKTTEELESC; from the exons atGGAAGAGGGGTTGAAAGGAAGTACCATGTGTAGTACAATGAAACATGAGTTGGATTTGAATAGGGATCCGTCTGAGCAAATGGAGCCTACTTTGACTTTGACTGACTCAGTTTCTAAGCAAGATCTTGATTTAAATGAGTCTATCACAGAAGTTTGTGAAAATGATGATGAGTGTGATGTCCCTAAATGTGTCATTGCTGATGTTGACTCTGAGAAGGCTGAGGGAATTGTTGGTGAAGTCGGGGACGAAGACCCGCTGATGCAAGTGAAGCTTCCGGAGAAGAATCGAGTGGACATTGTTGTTGGGAGGCAGCGAGGAAGAAAAAAGAAGGTGAAGGATTCAACAGAGGATAAAACTTCCTGTCAGGTGGAGCTTGAAAATAAGGGTTTATCTTTGATGTCGGGCACGTCGAGGCCTtcggaagaaagaaaatatgAGGAGGGAACTGCTGTTGAAAATGGCGAAGTAATTAAAATTAATGTAGCTTGTGATGGTAATGGTGAGCCGCATGGCGAGGTTGATACCAGTAAGGGCAGAGGGCGGAGGGGGAGGAAAAAGAAGGAGGTTAAGGATTCAAGAAAGGATGATGTTTCTCATGATGGTGACTTCCTTGAAAGAGGACTGATTTCTAATGGCTCGGTATCTCTTAAGGGAGAGTCAGGTGTTTCTTCACCTGGAAGACAAATTGAGCAGGGAATTCATGATCTGGTGGGTGTTGAAAGAGGGGAAATAACAAAGATTTCGGAGAGCAGCATTGATGACATTAGCCAAGTGCAAGATAAAAGCAATGATAAGAGCGAGAAGAAGCCTGGGAAGAGAGGCAGAGGAAGGAAAAGAACTGAAGCTGAGGCTTCTGAATGCCACGATAACGATGCCACTGCCGGTGAACAAGTTGATGCCAGTAGTGATGAAGCCAAGATTAAGGTACGCAAGAGAGGTAGAGGGAGGAAAAGAAAGGATGCGGAGGATGTTGAGCTTCCTGCTGATGATCAAGTCAAAAGACAGAAGGTGAATACAGTGCTTTCTATGGGTCAGTTTAAAAGGGTCTTGAGGTCAGGTACAGTGGCTGTTATTGATGGTAAGAAGCATGTTTTTGGAGTAAAGGATGCAGGTGTGTCCAGTTCAAAAACAGAGAACAACATTGATCCGTCTGGCATGAAAATACTCAAGGCAAGGAATGATGTTAATGCAAGACTGATAGAGAGGGGAAAGCAAAAGCCGAAGGGCCGTCGTGGAAGACCTCCAAAGATGCAAGGGACCAGTAGCCAAAAAGACAAATCGAGGGGTCCCAAGAGAAGCATGAACGATGAAAAGGCCGACGGTCTTGTTAAGGGCTCAAAGCATCTCAAGGTGAATCAGACAAATGGCGTCGAAGAGGCTCTTGGGTACGAGGAAGGCACTGAACAAGCAAATGCTGAAGTTAATAACGAGGGTCCTGGAAATGATGGAAACAAAAGGCTCAGCAGTGATCCATATCATGATAAGCAGAGTAAGTCGAAAGGAAGCAAGACTGAGGTGAAGGAATTTGGTGTTAGGGAACAAAAGCAGGCAGTTAGAGAGCAGATAATCGATATGCTTATGAAGTCAGGTTGGACTGTTGAGTACAGGCCCAGGTTAACAAAAGATTATAAGGACGCAATCTGGTATGATCCGGAAGGAAGACAACATTGGTCAGTCACTTTGGCATACAAGAGGCTTAAAGAGAGAGTTGAAGCTGGAGCTGCTGATGATAAGACCAGGTCTGCATTTACTCCTATACCGGAGGATGTATTCAGCACACTGTTCAGAGGtaggaaagaaaaagagaacaagggaaagaaGAAGCAAAAGGTTGTTGGATgtaaaacaagcaagaaaatgaCCAAAAAGAAGCAATCTGCCAAAAGCAACTTAAGTTTTGGAACCAAAACAGGAAACAGCTTAAGTGTGGCAGTAAGGAGGAAAAAGTTGGGAGCAAATACAGAAGACGGAAAACGCAGAAAGCCCTGTGCTCTTTTGGCACGGAGTTCCAAGGGAGGAGGGGTTGATTCAGATGGTGATGAGTTTATACTGTATGATGGGAAGCGAACTCTTTTAGCGTGGATGATTGATTTAGGGGTTATTCAATCTAATGCACAGGTGCACTACATTTATGGTGGAAGGAAAAAAGTGAAGCAAGCAGGAAAGATCACAGGAGATGGAATTTGTTGTGGCTGTTGTGGTGAGACACTTAAGCTTGCTGATTTTGAATCCCATGCTGGAAGCGAGCTGGGTCAGCCATTTCAGAATGTGTTTCTGCAGTCAGGACAGTCTCTTTTGCAATGTCTGGTGGACTCATGGAATAAACAGAATGAAATTGATCGTATTGGTTTTCATTCTGTGAATATTGTTGGTGATGACCCAAACGATGATACATGCAACATTTGTGGTGATGGGGGTGACTTGATATGTTGTGATAGTTGCCCCTCAACTTTCCACCAAAGCTGCTTAGATATTCAA TTGCCTTCTGGAGATTGGCGATGTGTTTATTGTTCATGCAAATTCTGTGGGACATTTGTCAGAAAATCCTCAGAGAATGATGTTCAGGACGACATGCTAGTCTCTGAGTTGTTGACATGCCATTTGTGTGAGGGAAAAT TCCATTTGCCTTGTGTCCCTGGTGACGATGCTCTGGATTTTGATTCTAAAGATCTAACATTTTGCGGAAAGGGATGCCAGAAG ATTTTTGAGGGCCTGCAGATGCTTCTTGGTGTAAGGCATGACATGGATGAAGGATTTTGTTGGACACTTCTTCGACATCGTGATTTTGGCAGGGATATAAATTTGAGTGATGATCCAGTTGAAATTGAGTGCAATTGCAAGTTAGCTGTTGCTTTCTCCATTATGGATGAGTGTTTTGTGCCCATTGTTGACCAGCGAAGTAAAATCAATATAATTCAGAGCGTTGTTTATAGCTGCGG GTCAAACTTTAGGCGAATGAACTACCACGGGTTCTATACTGTTATTCTGGAGAAGGGTGATGAACTTATCTCTGCTGCATCCATAAG GATTCATGGGAACCAGGTTGTTGAGATGCCATTTATTGGAACACGATATATGCATCGTCGTCAAGGAATGTGCCGTCGGCTTCTCACTGCAATTGAAACG GCTCTTTGTTCTCTTGATGTTGAGAAGCTGGTTATACCTGCTATACCAGAACTTATTGAGACATGGACAAAGGTTTTTGGTTTTACACCCCTTGAAAAATCAGAGAGACAGGAGATGAAGTATATGAGTATGATGGTGTTCCCTGGTACGGATATGTTACAGAAGCCTCTATTGAAGGATCAGTTTAGTGAAGGCCAAGTTACTTCAACAG GGTCCAATGCTGATGCTTTCTCTGAAGTCAAACTCAACCAGGATGATAAAGGTGCTATTTTACGTGTAGAACCAAGTCTTGCTGTAGCTGATGGCTTCTTGAATGATGCGTCTGATTTGATGTGTGATTCCACTGGTTCGTTAAAAGCTACTTCCAAGGACTCTCATCAGATAGAAAATGTTATGGGTTGTTTAGATCTACCCGTTCCTAATGGCTATATTTGTGATAAAACATCTACCTCAGACTTGTCCTCCTTGAACTCTCCTTTGGCAAGTCAAGAAACTTCCAATGAAATCATGAGAAGTAACCTCAATGACCATAAAGAAGTTTCAGTGAGTGCTCATATGTTGTCCCTTGATTCAAAATCTCTCCAAGATGTAGCTCGGTTGCCCCCAAAAACCACTGAGGAACTGGAGTCTTGTTGA
- the LOC107786062 gene encoding uncharacterized protein LOC107786062 isoform X1 has translation MEEGLKGSTMCSTMKHELDLNRDPSEQMEPTLTLTDSVSKQDLDLNESITEVCENDDECDVPKCVIADVDSEKAEGIVGEVGDEDPLMQVKLPEKNRVDIVVGRQRGRKKKVKDSTEDKTSCQVELENKGLSLMSGTSRPSEERKYEEGTAVENGEVIKINVACDGNGEPHGEVDTSKGRGRRGRKKKEVKDSRKDDVSHDGDFLERGLISNGSVSLKGESGVSSPGRQIEQGIHDLVGVERGEITKISESSIDDISQVQDKSNDKSEKKPGKRGRGRKRTEAEASECHDNDATAGEQVDASSDEAKIKVRKRGRGRKRKDAEDVELPADDQVKRQKVNTVLSMGQFKRVLRSGTVAVIDGKKHVFGVKDAGVSSSKTENNIDPSGMKILKARNDVNARLIERGKQKPKGRRGRPPKMQGTSSQKDKSRGPKRSMNDEKADGLVKGSKHLKVNQTNGVEEALGYEEGTEQANAEVNNEGPGNDGNKRLSSDPYHDKQSKSKGSKTEVKEFGVREQKQAVREQIIDMLMKSGWTVEYRPRLTKDYKDAIWYDPEGRQHWSVTLAYKRLKERVEAGAADDKTRSAFTPIPEDVFSTLFRGRKEKENKGKKKQKVVGCKTSKKMTKKKQSAKSNLSFGTKTGNSLSVAVRRKKLGANTEDGKRRKPCALLARSSKGGGVDSDGDEFILYDGKRTLLAWMIDLGVIQSNAQVHYIYGGRKKVKQAGKITGDGICCGCCGETLKLADFESHAGSELGQPFQNVFLQSGQSLLQCLVDSWNKQNEIDRIGFHSVNIVGDDPNDDTCNICGDGGDLICCDSCPSTFHQSCLDIQKLPSGDWRCVYCSCKFCGTFVRKSSENDVQDDMLVSELLTCHLCEGKFHLPCVPGDDALDFDSKDLTFCGKGCQKIFEGLQMLLGVRHDMDEGFCWTLLRHRDFGRDINLSDDPVEIECNCKLAVAFSIMDECFVPIVDQRSKINIIQSVVYSCGSNFRRMNYHGFYTVILEKGDELISAASIRIHGNQVVEMPFIGTRYMHRRQGMCRRLLTAIETALCSLDVEKLVIPAIPELIETWTKVFGFTPLEKSERQEMKYMSMMVFPGTDMLQKPLLKDQFSEGQVTSTGSNADAFSEVKLNQDDKGAILRVEPSLAVADGFLNDASDLMCDSTGSLKATSKDSHQIENVMGCLDLPVPNGYICDKTSTSDLSSLNSPLASQETSNEIMRSNLNDHKEVSVSAHMLSLDSKSLQDVARLPPKTTEELESC, from the exons atGGAAGAGGGGTTGAAAGGAAGTACCATGTGTAGTACAATGAAACATGAGTTGGATTTGAATAGGGATCCGTCTGAGCAAATGGAGCCTACTTTGACTTTGACTGACTCAGTTTCTAAGCAAGATCTTGATTTAAATGAGTCTATCACAGAAGTTTGTGAAAATGATGATGAGTGTGATGTCCCTAAATGTGTCATTGCTGATGTTGACTCTGAGAAGGCTGAGGGAATTGTTGGTGAAGTCGGGGACGAAGACCCGCTGATGCAAGTGAAGCTTCCGGAGAAGAATCGAGTGGACATTGTTGTTGGGAGGCAGCGAGGAAGAAAAAAGAAGGTGAAGGATTCAACAGAGGATAAAACTTCCTGTCAGGTGGAGCTTGAAAATAAGGGTTTATCTTTGATGTCGGGCACGTCGAGGCCTtcggaagaaagaaaatatgAGGAGGGAACTGCTGTTGAAAATGGCGAAGTAATTAAAATTAATGTAGCTTGTGATGGTAATGGTGAGCCGCATGGCGAGGTTGATACCAGTAAGGGCAGAGGGCGGAGGGGGAGGAAAAAGAAGGAGGTTAAGGATTCAAGAAAGGATGATGTTTCTCATGATGGTGACTTCCTTGAAAGAGGACTGATTTCTAATGGCTCGGTATCTCTTAAGGGAGAGTCAGGTGTTTCTTCACCTGGAAGACAAATTGAGCAGGGAATTCATGATCTGGTGGGTGTTGAAAGAGGGGAAATAACAAAGATTTCGGAGAGCAGCATTGATGACATTAGCCAAGTGCAAGATAAAAGCAATGATAAGAGCGAGAAGAAGCCTGGGAAGAGAGGCAGAGGAAGGAAAAGAACTGAAGCTGAGGCTTCTGAATGCCACGATAACGATGCCACTGCCGGTGAACAAGTTGATGCCAGTAGTGATGAAGCCAAGATTAAGGTACGCAAGAGAGGTAGAGGGAGGAAAAGAAAGGATGCGGAGGATGTTGAGCTTCCTGCTGATGATCAAGTCAAAAGACAGAAGGTGAATACAGTGCTTTCTATGGGTCAGTTTAAAAGGGTCTTGAGGTCAGGTACAGTGGCTGTTATTGATGGTAAGAAGCATGTTTTTGGAGTAAAGGATGCAGGTGTGTCCAGTTCAAAAACAGAGAACAACATTGATCCGTCTGGCATGAAAATACTCAAGGCAAGGAATGATGTTAATGCAAGACTGATAGAGAGGGGAAAGCAAAAGCCGAAGGGCCGTCGTGGAAGACCTCCAAAGATGCAAGGGACCAGTAGCCAAAAAGACAAATCGAGGGGTCCCAAGAGAAGCATGAACGATGAAAAGGCCGACGGTCTTGTTAAGGGCTCAAAGCATCTCAAGGTGAATCAGACAAATGGCGTCGAAGAGGCTCTTGGGTACGAGGAAGGCACTGAACAAGCAAATGCTGAAGTTAATAACGAGGGTCCTGGAAATGATGGAAACAAAAGGCTCAGCAGTGATCCATATCATGATAAGCAGAGTAAGTCGAAAGGAAGCAAGACTGAGGTGAAGGAATTTGGTGTTAGGGAACAAAAGCAGGCAGTTAGAGAGCAGATAATCGATATGCTTATGAAGTCAGGTTGGACTGTTGAGTACAGGCCCAGGTTAACAAAAGATTATAAGGACGCAATCTGGTATGATCCGGAAGGAAGACAACATTGGTCAGTCACTTTGGCATACAAGAGGCTTAAAGAGAGAGTTGAAGCTGGAGCTGCTGATGATAAGACCAGGTCTGCATTTACTCCTATACCGGAGGATGTATTCAGCACACTGTTCAGAGGtaggaaagaaaaagagaacaagggaaagaaGAAGCAAAAGGTTGTTGGATgtaaaacaagcaagaaaatgaCCAAAAAGAAGCAATCTGCCAAAAGCAACTTAAGTTTTGGAACCAAAACAGGAAACAGCTTAAGTGTGGCAGTAAGGAGGAAAAAGTTGGGAGCAAATACAGAAGACGGAAAACGCAGAAAGCCCTGTGCTCTTTTGGCACGGAGTTCCAAGGGAGGAGGGGTTGATTCAGATGGTGATGAGTTTATACTGTATGATGGGAAGCGAACTCTTTTAGCGTGGATGATTGATTTAGGGGTTATTCAATCTAATGCACAGGTGCACTACATTTATGGTGGAAGGAAAAAAGTGAAGCAAGCAGGAAAGATCACAGGAGATGGAATTTGTTGTGGCTGTTGTGGTGAGACACTTAAGCTTGCTGATTTTGAATCCCATGCTGGAAGCGAGCTGGGTCAGCCATTTCAGAATGTGTTTCTGCAGTCAGGACAGTCTCTTTTGCAATGTCTGGTGGACTCATGGAATAAACAGAATGAAATTGATCGTATTGGTTTTCATTCTGTGAATATTGTTGGTGATGACCCAAACGATGATACATGCAACATTTGTGGTGATGGGGGTGACTTGATATGTTGTGATAGTTGCCCCTCAACTTTCCACCAAAGCTGCTTAGATATTCAA AAGTTGCCTTCTGGAGATTGGCGATGTGTTTATTGTTCATGCAAATTCTGTGGGACATTTGTCAGAAAATCCTCAGAGAATGATGTTCAGGACGACATGCTAGTCTCTGAGTTGTTGACATGCCATTTGTGTGAGGGAAAAT TCCATTTGCCTTGTGTCCCTGGTGACGATGCTCTGGATTTTGATTCTAAAGATCTAACATTTTGCGGAAAGGGATGCCAGAAG ATTTTTGAGGGCCTGCAGATGCTTCTTGGTGTAAGGCATGACATGGATGAAGGATTTTGTTGGACACTTCTTCGACATCGTGATTTTGGCAGGGATATAAATTTGAGTGATGATCCAGTTGAAATTGAGTGCAATTGCAAGTTAGCTGTTGCTTTCTCCATTATGGATGAGTGTTTTGTGCCCATTGTTGACCAGCGAAGTAAAATCAATATAATTCAGAGCGTTGTTTATAGCTGCGG GTCAAACTTTAGGCGAATGAACTACCACGGGTTCTATACTGTTATTCTGGAGAAGGGTGATGAACTTATCTCTGCTGCATCCATAAG GATTCATGGGAACCAGGTTGTTGAGATGCCATTTATTGGAACACGATATATGCATCGTCGTCAAGGAATGTGCCGTCGGCTTCTCACTGCAATTGAAACG GCTCTTTGTTCTCTTGATGTTGAGAAGCTGGTTATACCTGCTATACCAGAACTTATTGAGACATGGACAAAGGTTTTTGGTTTTACACCCCTTGAAAAATCAGAGAGACAGGAGATGAAGTATATGAGTATGATGGTGTTCCCTGGTACGGATATGTTACAGAAGCCTCTATTGAAGGATCAGTTTAGTGAAGGCCAAGTTACTTCAACAG GGTCCAATGCTGATGCTTTCTCTGAAGTCAAACTCAACCAGGATGATAAAGGTGCTATTTTACGTGTAGAACCAAGTCTTGCTGTAGCTGATGGCTTCTTGAATGATGCGTCTGATTTGATGTGTGATTCCACTGGTTCGTTAAAAGCTACTTCCAAGGACTCTCATCAGATAGAAAATGTTATGGGTTGTTTAGATCTACCCGTTCCTAATGGCTATATTTGTGATAAAACATCTACCTCAGACTTGTCCTCCTTGAACTCTCCTTTGGCAAGTCAAGAAACTTCCAATGAAATCATGAGAAGTAACCTCAATGACCATAAAGAAGTTTCAGTGAGTGCTCATATGTTGTCCCTTGATTCAAAATCTCTCCAAGATGTAGCTCGGTTGCCCCCAAAAACCACTGAGGAACTGGAGTCTTGTTGA